In the genome of Flavobacterium panacagri, one region contains:
- a CDS encoding putative signal transducing protein — translation MGLMKVFSGSEILAIALQERLEEAGVETVKKDNIQSARLGGFGQTDLAVEVFIQETDFAKANPVIEEFRMSL, via the coding sequence ATGGGATTAATGAAGGTGTTTTCGGGCAGTGAAATATTAGCAATTGCTTTACAAGAAAGATTAGAAGAAGCGGGTGTAGAAACCGTAAAAAAAGATAATATTCAATCGGCTCGTTTAGGAGGTTTTGGACAAACAGATTTGGCTGTTGAGGTTTTTATTCAAGAAACTGATTTTGCAAAAGCGAATCCGGTTATTGAAGAATTTAGAATGAGTCTTTAA
- a CDS encoding alpha/beta hydrolase: MEILKTFKFLIIVLLCFFILIYLLIISYVYFNQVGLVFHASRLPKDYKFDYQNKFEEINIKSFDGAVLNGLLFKTENSKGLVFYLHGNAGTLETWGKIAKIYTSLGYDIFILDYRSFGKSEGEIENEEQLTKDIAIVYKSILKRYSEDKIIIAGYSIGSGFAAKLASENKAKALILQAPYYNFLELSSSRVPLFPDFMKKFSLETNEYLPKIKTPIYIFHGTDDQLIPCENSIRLKKLLKSNAYFYPLKSQEHIGVNENEDFQKQLKIILE; encoded by the coding sequence ATGGAAATTTTAAAAACATTTAAATTTTTAATAATTGTACTGTTATGCTTTTTTATTCTTATTTATCTTTTAATAATTTCTTATGTTTATTTCAATCAAGTCGGTTTAGTTTTTCATGCATCAAGATTGCCAAAAGATTATAAGTTTGATTATCAGAATAAATTTGAAGAAATCAATATCAAATCATTTGATGGAGCTGTTTTGAATGGATTGTTATTCAAAACTGAAAATTCAAAAGGCTTAGTTTTTTATCTTCATGGAAATGCTGGAACATTAGAAACTTGGGGTAAAATAGCTAAAATTTATACATCACTGGGTTATGATATTTTTATTTTAGACTACAGAAGTTTCGGAAAAAGTGAAGGCGAAATTGAAAATGAAGAACAATTAACGAAAGATATAGCTATCGTATATAAATCTATTCTAAAAAGATATTCTGAAGATAAAATTATAATTGCAGGATATTCCATAGGCTCGGGTTTCGCTGCAAAATTAGCCTCCGAAAATAAAGCAAAAGCACTGATTCTTCAAGCTCCGTATTATAATTTTTTAGAATTATCAAGTTCAAGAGTGCCACTCTTTCCTGATTTCATGAAGAAATTTAGTTTAGAGACCAATGAATATCTGCCTAAAATCAAAACGCCAATTTATATTTTTCATGGAACGGATGATCAGTTAATTCCTTGTGAAAATTCGATTAGATTGAAAAAGCTTTTAAAATCAAATGCTTATTTTTATCCATTGAAAAGTCAGGAGCATATTGGTGTAAACGAAAATGAAGATTTTCAAAAACAATTAAAAATAATATTAGAATAA